From Ignavibacteriota bacterium:
ACGTAGCCATTGCCCAGACCGAGCATAAGGAGCAGCCCGAAGTCCCCCCATGGAATGGATGAAGCCGAGCATCCCTACCACAGCTCCGAAGGACACGAGGAACCCGACGATGAACCAGCGCATGAAGACGCCACCGGGGCGGGGGAGCGAGCCGGCCATAAGGAAGCCTGCCAGGTTCCCTCCCGCGAATGCCGACATGAGCAGGCCGTAGGCTACAGCCCCTTCCGGGAGGCGCTGGTTCGCGAGGACCGGAATGCCGACAAGGAGGGGTCCCATCAGCAGGAAGTTCACTGCGGTCAGTGCGATGATCATCAGCCGGATGGGCAGGTCGTTCCAGACATGCTTCATGCCCGAGGCGATGGACGCAAGGATCCCTTCCTCGTGCCCTTCGTTTGCGGAACTGCCGGTGTGCATGAGCCAGAGGCAGACCCCGGAGACGGCGAAGCTGAACGCGTCAAGGACGAAGGCAAGACCTATCCCGTCAGCGGAATCGGTGTAGCTGGCGATCCCCGATGAATCCGACCAACTGGCCTATCCCCATCATCAGTGAATTGCCCGCCTGGAGGTCGCCCTTTCCGACGATCATCGGGACAATACTGTTCTCGGCAGGAATGGCAAAGCCGGCGACAAGCCCGAAGCTTAGCCCGAAGGCGTACAACATCCACACATCCACAAGGCCGCTGAGAACCACGGCCGCCATGGCGGCGGTGAGCACGAGCCGGACGATATCTGCGATGAGCATGATGCGCCTCGGAGACAGGCGGTCCGTTGCGGCTCCACCGAGCAGCATGAAG
This genomic window contains:
- a CDS encoding MFS transporter; protein product: MASYTDSADGIGLAFVLDAFSFAVSGVCLWLMHTGSSANEGHEEGILASIASGMKHVWNDLPIRLMIIALTAVNFLLMGPLLVGIPVLANQRLPEGAVAYGLLMSAFAGGNLAGFLMAGSLPRPGGVFMRWFIVGFLVSFGAVVGMLGFIHSMGGLRAAPYARSGQWLR
- a CDS encoding MFS transporter; translation: MSTSPSQAHPMARVLALRDFRLLFAGTATSLLGDQLALIATPWLVLTLTGDPLALGFVLALGGIPRAVFMLLGGAATDRLSPRRIMLIADIVRLVLTAAMAAVVLSGLVDVWMLYAFGLSFGLVAGFAIPAENSIVPMIVGKGDLQAGNSLMMGIGQLVGFIGDRQLHRFR